From the Streptomyces sp. NBC_00390 genome, the window GGCGGGCGATTCCCCATCCGCCCTCCCCCTACGGCCTGGCGGCCGTGGGAGGTGCCCCCATCCCGTAACCGGGGGCAAGCCCCCGGACCCCGGACGGGCTCCTTTGGAGCCCCGCCGGCGATTGAGGCGCGGGGTCCGGGGCGGAGCCCCGGTAACGGGAAGGGGCGGGTAGGGGAAAAGACCCCCACCCGCCCCTTCAGCGCTCACGCGCCCCGCAACCTACGTCGTCCGGCGACGCCGCCCACCCGGCCGCCGCTCGCTCGGCCGCGTCACATGCTCCCCGGCCTCCACGGCCGCCGCACGCCTGCGCGCACCGAACTCCGCGAGCGCCTCCGCGAGCCTGTGCACCGAAGGCTCCGGCGAGAGCACGTCCACCCGCAGACCGTGCTCCTCCGCCGTCTTCGCGGTCGCCGGGCCGATACAGGCGATCACCGTCACGTTGTGCGGCTTCCCGGCGATACCCACCAGGTTCCGCACGGTCGACGACGACGTGAAGAGCACGGCGTCGAAGCCACCGCCCTTGATCGCCTCACGCGTGTCCGCCGGCGGCGGCGACGCGCGCACGGTCCGGTACGCGGTCACGTCGTCGACCTCCCAGCCCAGGTCGATGAGCCCGGCCACCAGCGTCTCGGTCGCGATGTCCGCACGCGGCAGGAAGACCCGGTCGATCGGGTCGAAGACGGGGTCGTACGGCGGCCAGTCCTCGAGCAGGCCCGCCGCGGACTGCTCACCGCTGGGCACCAGGTCCGGCTTGACCCCGAAGTCCACCAGCGCCGCCGCGGTCTGATCGCCCACCGCCGCGACCTTGATCCCGGCGAAGGCGCGGGCGTCGAGCCCGTACTCCTCGAACTTCTCGCGCACCGCCTTGACCGCGTTGACCGAGGTGAAGGCGATCCACTCGTAACGCCCGGTCACCAGCCCCTTGACCGCACGCTCCATCTGCTGCGGCGTGCGCGGGGGCTCGACCGCGATGGTCGGCACCTCGTGCGGCACGGCACCGTAGGAACGGAGTTGGTCGGAGAGCGACGCCGCCTGCTCCTTGGTGCGCGGCACGAGCACCTTCCAGCCGAACAGCGGCTTGGACTCGAACCACGCGAGCTGGTCGCGCTGAGCAGCGGCGCTGCGCTCACCGACCACGGCTATGACGGGCTGGTGGCCGTCCGGGGACGGCAGCACCTTCGCCTGCTTCAGCGTCTGCGCGATCGTGCCGAGCGTCGCCGTCCACGTGCGCTGCCGCGTCGTCGTACCGGCGACCGTGACGGTCATCGGGGTGTCGGGCTTGCGGCCGGCCGTCACCAGCTCACCCGCCGCCGCGGCGACCGTGTCCAGGGTGGTGGACACGACGACCGTGCCGTCGCTGGCACCGACCTCGGTCCAGCACCGGTCGCTCGCCGTGCGCGCATCGACGAACCGGACGTCCGCGCCCTGCGCGTCGCGCAGCGGGACACCGGCGTACGCGGGCACACCGACCGCGTTGGCGACACCCGGCACCACCTCGAAGGGAATCCCCTCCGAGGCGCAGGCGAGCATCTCCTGACCTGCGTCGGTGTCCAGCCCCGGGTCACCGGTCACCGCACGCACGACCCGCTTGCCGGAGCGCGCGGCCTCCATGACAAGATTGGCCGCATCCCTGAGGACCGGGATCCCGACGGTTGTTGACGACCTGTCAACAACCGTCAGCTCAGGCGTGCTTACGCCCGCCCGCGCATGACCGCGTACGACGTCGAGCACATCAGGCTCGGCGATCAGCACGTCGGCGCATGCGAGCGCCTCCACGGCGCGCAAGGTCAGCAGACCGGGGTCGCCGGGACCGGCCCCCAGGAAGGTGACATGCCCGTGACCGCGTGCGGGAAGGGCTGGATGGTTCGAGGCGGTGGGGCTCAATGTGCTCGCTCCCCCATAAGACCGGCTGCACCCTTGGCGAGCATCTCGGACGCGAGTTCGCGACCGACTGCTATGGCCTCGTCGTGCGACGCGGGTACGGGACCGGTGGTGGACAGCTGCACCAGCGTCGTGCCGTCGGTCGTGCCGACGACGCCGCGCAGGCGCATTTCGGTGACAGCCTGGCCGTCGTCCAGAAGGTCGGCCAGCGCACCCACAGGTGCGGAGCAGCCGGCCTCCAGGGCGGCGAGCAGGGAACGCTCGGCGGTCACGGCGACCCGGGTGTGCGGGTCGTCGAGCTCGGCGAGCGCGGCGGCGAGGTCCGCATTCGCTGCGGTGCACTCGACTGCCAGTGCCCCCTGGCCGGGGGCGGGCAGGACGGAGTCGACCGACAGGAAGTCGGTCACCTCGTCGGTGCGTCCGATCCGGCTGAGCCCGGCCGCGGCGAGAACCACCGCGTCCAGCTCACCGTTTCGGACATAGCCGACGCGGGTGTCTATGTTGCCGCGGATCGGCACGGTCTCGATCTCGAGCCCGTGCGAACGCGCGTACGCGTTCAGCTGTGCCATCCGGCGCGGCGAGCCGGTGCCGACGCGGGCGCCGTGCGGCAGCCGGTCCAGCGTCAGACCGTCGCGCGCGACCAGCACGTCGCGCGGGTCCTCGCGCTTCGGGATCGCGGCCAGCACGAGGTCGTCGTGCTGCGTGGTCGGCAGGTCCTTCAGCGAGTGCACGGCGAAGTCGACCTCGCCGCGCAGCAGCGCTTCGCGCAGCGCGACGACGAACACTCCGGTGCCGCCGATCTGCGCGAGGTGCTCGCGGGAGACATCGCCGTACGTGGTGATCTCGACGAGCTCGACGGCCCGGCCGGTCGCCCGGCGCACCGCGTCCGCCACGTGGCCGGACTGGGCCATGGCCAGCTTGCTGCGTCTGGTCCCGAGCCTCAGTGCCCTCTCGGTCATACTCGCCCTCGGTTCTTGACGTCGGCGTCATTCAGGTCGGCCCGGCTGACGGAAGCGACCGTCTCCGGGTCGAGGTCGAAGAGTGTCCGCAGCGCGTCCGCGTAGCCGGCACCGCCGGGTTCGCCGGCCAGCTGCTTGATCCGCACGGTCGGCGCGTGCAGGAGCTTGTCCACGACACGGCGCACGGTCTGGGTGATCTCGGCACGCTGCTTGTCGTCCAGGTCGGGCAGCCGGCCCTCGAGCCGCGCGACCTCACCGGCCACGACATCCGCGGCCATGGTGCGCAGGGCGACCACGGTCGGGGTGATGTGCGCGGCCCGCTGTGCGGCGCCGAAGGCTGCCACCTCGGTGGCGACGATGCTCCGCACCTGGTCCACGTCGGCGGCCATCGGCGCGTCGGCGGAGGCCTCGGCCAGCGACTCGATGTCGACGAGCCGCACTCCGGCCAGACGGTGGACGGCGGCATCGATGTCGCGGGGCATGGCCAGGTCGAGCAGCGCGAGCCGCACGGGCCCGGTGGTGTGCACCGTGACCGGGTTCCTGTCGGTCCGCGGGGCCCGGGAAGCGTTGTCGACCCAGGCGCCGTGCTGTGCCAGGGCGCCGTCGTCCAGTCCGACAGGGCACGCCTCGGCATCGCCCGGCCGGGCGGCGGCATCGCCTTCACCGGCCGCAGCATCCTCACCAGACGTGGCCGGGAAGCCGGCCGTGTCCTCTGCCCGTCCCGGCACCTCCGCGACCCGCCCGTCCCGCGCAGCGGCCGCGGCCAGCCGGGCGACAACGCTGCCTTCGGGTGCCCTCAGGTCGGCGCCGGAAGACGCCCCCGGCACGACGTGCTGCGCGAGCGCCGTCGCGACGGACTGTGCCGTCAGGACCAGCCCGGTCGCACCGGTGCACGAGACGGCCACATCGGCACGTGTCAGCTCTTCGGCCACGTCCGCCATGGACACGGCATGGGCGCGCACGCCGCCCGGCGCGCTCAGCGCAGCCGCCAGCCGCTCGGCGCGATCCTGGGTCCGGTTCGCGATGACCAGTTCCGACACGCCGAGGCGGGCAAGCGTCGTCGCGGCGAGCGAGGACATCGAGCCCGCGCCGATGACCAGCGCCCGCTTGCCGGCCGCCCACGTCTCGACGGGCGCGCCCGCAGCGAGCTGCTCGAGACCGAAGGTGACGAGCGACTGCCCGGCACGGTCGATCCCGGTCTCGCTGTGCGCGCGCTTGCCGACCCGCAGGGCCTGCTGGAACAGGTCGTTGATCAGCCGTCCGGCGGTGTGCAGTTCCTGCCCGAGGGCCAGGGCGTCCTTGATCTGCCCGAGGATCTGTCCCTCGCCGACCACCATGGAGTCGAGCCCGCAGGCCACCGAGAACAGATGGTGGACGGCCCGGTCCTCGTAGTGCACGTACAGATACGGAGTGAGCTCCTCGAGGCCCACCCCGCTGTGCTGGGCCAGCAGCGTGGACAGCTCGGCGACACCGGCGTGGAACTTGTCCACGTCGGCGTACAGCTCGATGCGGTTGCAGGTGGCCAGTACCGCCGCCTCGGCGGCGGGCTCCGCGGCCAGGGTGTCCTGAAGCAGCTTGATCTGCGCGTCCGAGGGCAGGGAGGCCCGCTCCAGCACGCTCACCGGCGCACTGCGATGGCTCAGCCCGACGACCAGGAGACTCATGCCGGCATCACGGCGGGCACGTCCCCGTCGGGTCCCTTCCGGCCTGCGGCCTCGGCCTCCTCGCCGGCCTTCCGCTGCTCGTGGAAGGCGAGGATCTGCAGCTCGATGGAGAGGTCGACCTTGCGCACGTCGACGCCGTCCGGCACCGACAGGACGGTCGGCGCGAAGTTCAGGATGGAGGTGACTCCGGCGGCGACCAGGCGCTCGCACACCTGCTGGGCCGCGCCCGCGGGCGTCGCGATGACGCCGATGGACACGCCGTTGTCACTGATGATCTTCTCGAGGTCGTCGCTGTGTTGCACGGGCATGCCCGCGACGGGCTTTCCGGCCATTGCCGGGTCGGCGTCGATCAGCGCCGCGACGCGGAATCCACGCGAGGCGAAGCCACCGTAGTTGGCCAGCGCGGCGCCGAGGTTACCGATACCGACGATCACAACCGGCCAGTCCTGGGTCAGCCCCAGTTCACGCGAGATCTGGTAGACGAGATACTCGACGTCGTAGCCGACACCACGGGTCCCGTAGGAGCCGAGGTACGAGAAGTCCTTGCGCAGCTTCGCGGAGTTGACGCCTGCGGCAGCCGCGAGCTCCTCGGAGGAGACCGTGGGTACGGACCGCTCGGACAGCGCGGTGAGTGCGCGCAGATACAGCGGAAGCCGGGCGACGGTGGCCTCGGGGATTCCTCGGCTACGGGTCGCCGGTCGGTGATTTCGGCCAGTTGCCACGGTGCTCCTGCGGGATGAGCGAGGCTGCAGGCGGCCAGATGTTCCGAGACCGCCCCGTCGAATGCAGGCTATGTCTTTGTGAACGCGTGCACAAAGATGGTGTCCCATTTGTCCGAGCAAAGTGACCGGGGTCACGCAATCCGAACACCGGATTCCGGAACCGTGGGCCACCCCGATCCGTTGCAGAGCCGATGGGGGCAAAGCCGTACACACTCCTCACGATGACGCCCCCGAGACCGCTGGATCCGCCTACTGTGCCCTGTCCTCATCGTGTCCCGATAGAGCCCGGCGACCGGCGGAGCAAACCCAGCAAAACGACCATGATGTTAACCGCCGCC encodes:
- a CDS encoding glutamyl-tRNA reductase, which produces MSLLVVGLSHRSAPVSVLERASLPSDAQIKLLQDTLAAEPAAEAAVLATCNRIELYADVDKFHAGVAELSTLLAQHSGVGLEELTPYLYVHYEDRAVHHLFSVACGLDSMVVGEGQILGQIKDALALGQELHTAGRLINDLFQQALRVGKRAHSETGIDRAGQSLVTFGLEQLAAGAPVETWAAGKRALVIGAGSMSSLAATTLARLGVSELVIANRTQDRAERLAAALSAPGGVRAHAVSMADVAEELTRADVAVSCTGATGLVLTAQSVATALAQHVVPGASSGADLRAPEGSVVARLAAAAARDGRVAEVPGRAEDTAGFPATSGEDAAAGEGDAAARPGDAEACPVGLDDGALAQHGAWVDNASRAPRTDRNPVTVHTTGPVRLALLDLAMPRDIDAAVHRLAGVRLVDIESLAEASADAPMAADVDQVRSIVATEVAAFGAAQRAAHITPTVVALRTMAADVVAGEVARLEGRLPDLDDKQRAEITQTVRRVVDKLLHAPTVRIKQLAGEPGGAGYADALRTLFDLDPETVASVSRADLNDADVKNRGRV
- the hemC gene encoding hydroxymethylbilane synthase, which codes for MTERALRLGTRRSKLAMAQSGHVADAVRRATGRAVELVEITTYGDVSREHLAQIGGTGVFVVALREALLRGEVDFAVHSLKDLPTTQHDDLVLAAIPKREDPRDVLVARDGLTLDRLPHGARVGTGSPRRMAQLNAYARSHGLEIETVPIRGNIDTRVGYVRNGELDAVVLAAAGLSRIGRTDEVTDFLSVDSVLPAPGQGALAVECTAANADLAAALAELDDPHTRVAVTAERSLLAALEAGCSAPVGALADLLDDGQAVTEMRLRGVVGTTDGTTLVQLSTTGPVPASHDEAIAVGRELASEMLAKGAAGLMGERAH
- a CDS encoding redox-sensing transcriptional repressor Rex, encoding MATGRNHRPATRSRGIPEATVARLPLYLRALTALSERSVPTVSSEELAAAAGVNSAKLRKDFSYLGSYGTRGVGYDVEYLVYQISRELGLTQDWPVVIVGIGNLGAALANYGGFASRGFRVAALIDADPAMAGKPVAGMPVQHSDDLEKIISDNGVSIGVIATPAGAAQQVCERLVAAGVTSILNFAPTVLSVPDGVDVRKVDLSIELQILAFHEQRKAGEEAEAAGRKGPDGDVPAVMPA
- a CDS encoding bifunctional uroporphyrinogen-III C-methyltransferase/uroporphyrinogen-III synthase; the encoded protein is MSPTASNHPALPARGHGHVTFLGAGPGDPGLLTLRAVEALACADVLIAEPDVLDVVRGHARAGVSTPELTVVDRSSTTVGIPVLRDAANLVMEAARSGKRVVRAVTGDPGLDTDAGQEMLACASEGIPFEVVPGVANAVGVPAYAGVPLRDAQGADVRFVDARTASDRCWTEVGASDGTVVVSTTLDTVAAAAGELVTAGRKPDTPMTVTVAGTTTRQRTWTATLGTIAQTLKQAKVLPSPDGHQPVIAVVGERSAAAQRDQLAWFESKPLFGWKVLVPRTKEQAASLSDQLRSYGAVPHEVPTIAVEPPRTPQQMERAVKGLVTGRYEWIAFTSVNAVKAVREKFEEYGLDARAFAGIKVAAVGDQTAAALVDFGVKPDLVPSGEQSAAGLLEDWPPYDPVFDPIDRVFLPRADIATETLVAGLIDLGWEVDDVTAYRTVRASPPPADTREAIKGGGFDAVLFTSSSTVRNLVGIAGKPHNVTVIACIGPATAKTAEEHGLRVDVLSPEPSVHRLAEALAEFGARRRAAAVEAGEHVTRPSERRPGGRRRRTT